In uncultured Bacteroides sp., the following proteins share a genomic window:
- a CDS encoding AraC family transcriptional regulator gives MSKEKECLNFTLLNIGHAVHNADWNWSNVSSPFTRLYWVEGGSAKIVLPEGTYNLTPGHLYLIPSFTLHSYVCDGYFSLYYIHIYEEQTDTLSIIEQLNMPVEVEAASVDVQLVKRLLEINPDRELKRYDPSFYDNSQTLMKNISENAQLPYYLIIETKGILQQLFSRFLKMAELRIEVTDNRILKALRYIRKNIDKTININQLSGLCFLTDDHFIRLFKKEMKCTPTQYINQKKIERAQVMLIIDDLPIKEIAYNLSFDNISYFNKLFKSLTGLTPGEYKKGLHV, from the coding sequence ATGTCTAAAGAGAAAGAATGCTTAAACTTTACTTTGCTGAATATAGGGCATGCCGTTCATAATGCCGACTGGAACTGGAGTAATGTAAGTAGTCCGTTTACAAGGTTATATTGGGTGGAAGGTGGCAGTGCTAAGATTGTATTGCCCGAAGGTACTTATAATCTTACTCCCGGACATCTGTATCTGATACCTTCTTTTACGCTACACAGCTATGTGTGCGACGGATATTTCTCTTTGTACTATATTCATATCTACGAGGAACAGACAGACACGCTAAGTATCATAGAACAACTGAATATGCCTGTTGAGGTGGAAGCTGCATCTGTAGATGTTCAATTGGTGAAACGCTTGCTGGAGATAAATCCCGACCGTGAATTGAAACGCTATGATCCTTCGTTCTATGATAATTCCCAGACTCTGATGAAAAATATTTCAGAAAATGCGCAATTACCATATTATCTGATAATAGAGACGAAAGGGATTTTGCAACAGCTTTTCTCCCGATTTCTGAAAATGGCCGAGCTAAGGATAGAGGTAACCGATAACAGGATATTAAAGGCATTACGCTATATCCGGAAAAATATAGATAAGACAATAAATATCAATCAGCTGTCGGGCTTATGCTTTCTCACTGACGATCATTTTATCCGGCTTTTCAAGAAAGAGATGAAATGCACTCCAACGCAATACATTAATCAGAAGAAGATAGAAAGGGCTCAGGTAATGCTAATCATTGATGATTTGCCTATAAAGGAAATAGCCTACAATCTCTCTTTTGATAACATATCTTATTTTAATAAGCTCTTTAAAAGCTTAACAGGGCTAACGCCGGGCGAATATAAAAAAGGGTTGCACGTGTAA
- a CDS encoding TonB-dependent receptor → MKTIYLFLLLLFSVLSCFAQGNPRKTESLSAYTVKGTVVDSISNQSVQYATLSIALARLPQNPIKVVVSDNNGNFTASFNASPGSYSVSVQFVGMKPAVKRFTLTDNQKVVSLGKIYMAETSALLKEVVVVAQKPLVKVDIDKLTYSIENDPESKTSNTLDMLRKVPMITVDNEDNIQLKGSSDFKIYLNGKPSNIISNNPSDVLKSMPANSIKSVEVITDPGAKYDAEGVGGIINIITAKSGFDGYTATIRGNASALGRSGGGAYVSLKKGKFGITGNFNYNYLNSPYNDSYLERTNNMSSTEKYMTQNGRSKNKGPFQFGTIEASYEIDSLNLISLSVDRFNGKMTNLSDYQVDVKAADRTPFYSYDRNSWSTRTFGSTDMSVDYQRSTHLKDELLTISYKFENNPNDTKSNTLLENLSGAVPLILARTQYNVNKASTNEHTAQVDYTRPISKGQKLEVGVKYILRKNNSETDRWQNDTIVIDPSSDFKHTQNIYSAYLSYDIKVNKFQYKLGLRGERTSQNVKYRISPDMNFSTRYSNIVPSVTVSYMLSQIEQIRFGYTMRIRRPGIRNLNPYVNNTDPQNISYGNPKLNPEKSNNLNLNYSKFLPKLNFNVSLSYSFVNNGIESYTFIDPEKPNVSRTTYDNIGHSQRTNFSLYGNWKATTNLNIILNGSVNYVNMKSDATQSTGALSTNGFFYNGYTAIQYTLPNDYRLNLNGNYFAPRINLQGKSSAFYYTSVSISKDFMQKKLSVSLSCIDPFWKTKKYTSTTDDKAFSMKNINYINARDFRISVSYRFGTMKTSATKKAKKGITNDDIKNGENQEEEIKTNNQ, encoded by the coding sequence ATGAAAACTATTTATTTGTTTCTTCTCCTGTTGTTTTCCGTACTAAGTTGCTTTGCACAGGGTAATCCAAGAAAGACTGAATCTTTATCAGCTTATACAGTTAAAGGAACGGTGGTTGACTCTATTTCCAATCAGAGTGTACAATATGCAACCCTAAGTATTGCATTAGCACGCCTTCCCCAGAATCCTATAAAGGTGGTGGTGAGCGATAATAACGGTAATTTCACTGCGTCTTTTAATGCTTCTCCCGGTAGTTATAGTGTCTCGGTACAGTTTGTCGGCATGAAACCGGCAGTAAAACGGTTTACTCTTACCGATAATCAGAAAGTAGTTTCTCTGGGCAAAATCTATATGGCGGAGACCTCTGCACTGTTAAAAGAGGTTGTTGTTGTGGCACAGAAACCTTTAGTTAAGGTAGATATTGATAAATTGACTTACAGCATAGAAAATGACCCGGAGTCTAAGACAAGCAATACTTTGGATATGCTTCGGAAAGTGCCTATGATTACAGTAGATAATGAAGACAATATTCAACTAAAGGGATCATCCGACTTTAAAATTTACCTGAACGGGAAACCTTCCAATATAATAAGTAATAATCCGAGCGATGTGCTGAAGAGCATGCCGGCCAATAGCATCAAGAGTGTGGAAGTAATTACCGATCCTGGCGCCAAGTACGATGCCGAAGGTGTAGGCGGAATTATTAATATAATAACTGCCAAGAGTGGTTTTGACGGATACACTGCAACGATTCGTGGCAATGCCAGTGCACTGGGCCGTTCAGGTGGCGGGGCTTATGTCTCTTTGAAGAAGGGAAAGTTTGGTATCACCGGAAATTTCAATTATAACTACCTTAATTCGCCTTACAATGACTCTTATCTGGAAAGGACAAATAATATGAGCAGCACTGAGAAATACATGACTCAGAATGGACGTTCAAAGAACAAAGGTCCTTTTCAGTTTGGTACTATTGAAGCAAGTTATGAGATTGATTCGCTGAACTTAATCAGTCTCTCAGTAGACAGATTTAATGGTAAGATGACCAACCTTTCAGATTATCAGGTGGATGTAAAAGCGGCAGACCGTACTCCTTTTTACAGTTATGACAGAAACAGCTGGTCTACCAGAACATTTGGCTCAACAGATATGAGTGTGGATTATCAGCGCTCTACCCATCTTAAAGATGAACTGCTGACTATCTCTTACAAGTTTGAGAATAATCCGAATGATACCAAAAGCAATACCTTGCTCGAGAATCTCTCGGGCGCCGTACCATTGATATTGGCACGCACTCAGTACAACGTAAATAAGGCCTCAACAAATGAACATACTGCACAGGTAGATTATACACGTCCCATAAGTAAAGGACAGAAGCTGGAAGTGGGCGTAAAATACATCCTTCGCAAGAATAACAGCGAAACAGATCGCTGGCAGAACGATACAATAGTGATTGATCCATCAAGCGATTTTAAGCATACACAGAACATTTATTCGGCATATCTTAGCTACGACATCAAGGTAAACAAGTTTCAGTATAAACTGGGGTTGCGCGGAGAACGGACTTCACAGAATGTAAAATACCGTATATCTCCTGATATGAACTTTAGCACGAGATATTCTAACATAGTGCCCTCGGTTACTGTTTCTTATATGCTGAGCCAGATAGAGCAAATCCGTTTTGGTTATACAATGCGTATTCGCCGTCCGGGTATCCGGAACTTAAATCCGTACGTAAACAACACCGACCCGCAGAACATTAGTTACGGTAACCCGAAACTGAATCCTGAGAAGAGCAATAACTTGAATCTGAACTACAGTAAATTCTTGCCGAAATTAAATTTCAATGTCAGTTTAAGCTACAGCTTTGTTAATAACGGAATAGAGAGTTACACTTTTATAGATCCCGAGAAACCTAATGTGAGCCGAACTACTTATGATAATATTGGCCACAGTCAGCGAACAAACTTCTCTCTGTACGGAAACTGGAAGGCCACAACCAATCTGAATATTATATTAAACGGTAGCGTTAATTATGTAAACATGAAAAGTGACGCAACCCAGTCCACTGGAGCACTTAGTACCAATGGTTTCTTCTACAATGGATATACAGCTATTCAGTACACGCTCCCCAATGACTATCGTTTGAATCTGAATGGAAATTACTTTGCACCAAGAATTAATCTGCAGGGTAAGTCGTCGGCGTTCTATTACACCAGTGTCTCCATCAGCAAAGACTTTATGCAAAAGAAACTGTCGGTTTCACTCTCTTGCATAGATCCGTTCTGGAAAACAAAGAAATACACTAGTACAACAGATGACAAGGCTTTTTCTATGAAGAATATAAATTATATCAATGCCCGCGACTTCAGAATAAGTGTATCTTACCGCTTTGGAACAATGAAAACATCGGCCACAAAGAAAGCTAAAAAGGGAATTACAAACGATGATATAAAGAACGGAGAGAATCAGGAAGAAGAAATAAAAACGAATAACCAGTAA
- a CDS encoding L-rhamnose mutarotase — protein sequence METKETGYRVQEYNGPIKRYCQTLDLKDDPELIAEYRKRHSEAEAWPEIRNGIKEVGILEMEIYILDTRLFMIVETPLDFDWDSAMNKLAALPLQAEWEEYMSIFQVSEPGASSAEKWKLMDRMFHLYNI from the coding sequence ATGGAAACAAAAGAAACAGGATATCGCGTTCAGGAATATAACGGACCGATAAAGAGATATTGTCAGACTCTTGATTTGAAGGATGATCCCGAACTGATTGCCGAATATAGAAAAAGACACAGCGAAGCTGAAGCATGGCCCGAGATTCGTAACGGAATCAAAGAGGTAGGTATCCTTGAAATGGAAATATATATACTAGACACACGCTTGTTTATGATTGTGGAAACACCACTCGATTTCGACTGGGACTCGGCCATGAACAAACTGGCCGCCTTACCTCTCCAGGCAGAATGGGAAGAATACATGTCCATCTTTCAGGTCTCAGAGCCGGGAGCTTCATCCGCCGAGAAATGGAAGCTTATGGACAGGATGTTTCATTTATATAATATCTAG
- a CDS encoding family 20 glycosylhydrolase → MKKLFSILLFCSFLTHGNVLKAGNYDLVPLPNSIQKADGHFMLSNECEFIVQSGIDSKCAKVAEDFAKQLGLTSGIDVKVSSTATKKASANAISFIMNKAIPAEGYKLNVKSDRVVIEASAPEGFFHAIQTVKQLLPVAVYGKELAKDQKWELPCVAIEDTPRFKYRGMHLDVSRHFFGVDEVKKYIDVLAVHKLNYMHFHLTDDQGWRIEIKKYPKLTTIGSTRKQTMIKKEWGNFDGKPYGGFYTQAEIKEIVKYAQDRFITIIPEIDLPGHMVAALTAYPELGCTGGPYSVWGEWGVNDDVLCVGKESTFTFLENVLTEVMELFPSKYIHIGGDECPKVRWEKCPTCQAKIKELGLTSDGKHTAEAKLQSYTMSRMEKFLNDKGRKIIGWDEILEGGVAPNATVMSWRGIQGGIEAAQLKHDVIMTPVSHLYFDYYQSLDPNEPFGIGGFTNVEKVYSFEPVPSELTKEQSKYIIGTQANLWTEYVLSNQHLEYMLLPRLAALSEVQWTLPENKNYPDFLTRIGHIANIYDTMRLNYAKHIFGVNGKYAVNTDKGCVEATLDAIGDAPVYYTVDGTEPSVNSSKYTSPVEIGHSCTLKVMVDRSNIKTGNLEQPFAFSKTTAKKVVLNTNPSKNYTFGGASTLVDGIRGGNNYLSGMWIGFLAEPMDVTIDLAESTKLSSVRVGTLAAKGDWIFPPKDIVAYLSADGQDFKEAAKLTIPEAQKGDRNGVTEYTLSFPSSQARFVKVVAHNTNSIPDWHGGKGKAATMFIDEISAE, encoded by the coding sequence ATGAAAAAACTCTTTTCTATTCTTCTATTTTGCTCGTTTTTAACTCACGGGAATGTGCTGAAAGCGGGAAACTATGATCTTGTTCCTCTTCCAAACTCAATACAGAAGGCTGATGGACACTTTATGTTGAGTAATGAATGCGAATTTATCGTTCAGTCGGGTATTGACAGTAAGTGTGCAAAAGTAGCTGAAGACTTTGCAAAGCAATTGGGGCTGACTTCGGGCATTGATGTAAAAGTCAGTTCCACAGCAACTAAAAAGGCATCTGCTAATGCTATCTCTTTTATTATGAATAAAGCAATTCCTGCAGAAGGATACAAGCTTAATGTAAAGAGTGACAGGGTGGTGATTGAAGCATCTGCACCCGAAGGTTTCTTCCACGCCATTCAAACTGTAAAACAGTTGCTTCCGGTTGCTGTTTATGGAAAAGAGCTGGCTAAGGACCAGAAATGGGAACTCCCTTGCGTAGCAATTGAAGATACTCCACGTTTCAAATACAGAGGTATGCATCTCGACGTGTCGCGCCATTTCTTTGGTGTGGATGAGGTGAAGAAATACATTGATGTGCTGGCTGTTCATAAGCTGAACTATATGCATTTTCATCTGACAGACGATCAGGGATGGAGAATCGAAATTAAGAAATATCCAAAGCTGACTACTATAGGCAGTACCCGCAAGCAGACAATGATTAAGAAAGAGTGGGGGAACTTCGATGGCAAACCTTACGGAGGCTTCTACACTCAGGCCGAAATCAAAGAGATTGTGAAATATGCTCAGGATCGTTTCATTACTATCATTCCCGAGATTGATCTTCCCGGACACATGGTTGCTGCTTTGACTGCTTATCCGGAACTGGGATGTACCGGTGGTCCTTACAGCGTGTGGGGCGAATGGGGCGTTAACGATGATGTGTTGTGCGTAGGAAAAGAGTCTACATTTACTTTCCTTGAAAATGTACTGACTGAAGTTATGGAACTTTTCCCTTCAAAATACATTCATATTGGTGGAGACGAATGCCCTAAGGTACGCTGGGAAAAATGTCCCACATGCCAGGCAAAGATTAAGGAACTTGGTTTGACATCAGATGGTAAACACACGGCTGAAGCAAAATTGCAAAGCTATACAATGTCCAGGATGGAGAAGTTTCTGAACGACAAAGGTCGCAAGATAATTGGCTGGGATGAAATTCTGGAAGGTGGAGTTGCTCCTAATGCCACCGTAATGTCGTGGAGAGGAATACAAGGCGGAATTGAAGCTGCACAGCTGAAACACGATGTGATTATGACTCCGGTTTCTCATCTTTACTTTGATTATTACCAATCTCTTGATCCTAACGAACCATTTGGTATCGGAGGATTTACTAACGTTGAGAAAGTATATTCCTTTGAACCGGTTCCTTCTGAACTGACAAAGGAGCAAAGTAAATATATTATTGGTACACAAGCTAACTTGTGGACTGAATACGTTCTTTCCAATCAGCATCTGGAATACATGTTGCTTCCACGTCTTGCTGCATTGAGCGAAGTACAATGGACACTCCCTGAAAATAAAAACTATCCCGACTTCCTTACCCGTATCGGTCATATTGCAAATATCTATGATACAATGAGATTAAACTATGCCAAACATATTTTTGGAGTGAATGGTAAGTATGCTGTAAATACAGATAAAGGATGTGTAGAAGCTACATTGGATGCCATTGGTGATGCTCCTGTTTACTATACCGTTGACGGAACAGAGCCTTCTGTAAATAGCAGCAAATATACTTCACCCGTTGAGATTGGTCACTCTTGTACGCTCAAAGTAATGGTGGACAGAAGTAACATAAAGACTGGTAATTTAGAACAGCCATTTGCTTTCAGCAAGACTACTGCAAAGAAGGTGGTGCTTAATACAAATCCTAGTAAGAACTATACCTTTGGCGGTGCTTCTACATTGGTAGATGGTATTCGTGGTGGCAATAACTACCTATCCGGCATGTGGATAGGTTTTCTGGCAGAGCCGATGGATGTAACTATTGATTTGGCTGAAAGCACAAAACTATCGTCTGTTCGTGTGGGTACTTTAGCTGCTAAAGGAGACTGGATCTTCCCTCCGAAAGATATTGTAGCTTATCTGTCGGCTGACGGACAGGACTTTAAAGAAGCTGCAAAGCTGACTATCCCTGAAGCTCAGAAAGGAGACAGAAACGGAGTAACAGAATATACACTTAGCTTTCCTTCTTCACAAGCCAGGTTTGTGAAGGTGGTTGCACATAACACTAATTCTATCCCTGACTGGCACGGTGGAAAGGGCAAGGCTGCCACAATGTTCATTGACGAGATATCTGCAGAGTAA
- a CDS encoding beta-galactosidase: MKKVYIVGGLLAACCLYGTNVSVAAVGNDNLHGVSQLNVGRPGKYLVKVPQGRQMDGNVFHLGTAVNPEGNSVTFNSQCMLLNGKPVLPVMGEFHFSRYPEAEWRNELLKMKAGGINILATYVFWIHHEEVEGKYNWAGQHDLHRFVELCNELGLYVVLRVGPWCHGEVRNGGFPEWLVNGGFKLREDNPQYLGKLRNWYDHIFEQVKGMMWKDGGPVIGVQLENEYGGRWEHLMTLKKMVREIGFDVPLYTRTGWPKLSTPATFGEIIPLYGDYPDGFWDRSLKEMPGDYGKSYIFRSFRGSTVIATEQLPKQSDKDDRGDLAYPYLTCELGGGMMPSYHRRISIAPMDVYSMALVRVGSGSNLPGYYMYHGGTNPEGELSTLNEKQASSHTYWNDLPVKSYDFQAPLGEFGQMNGQYHLLRRLHLFLHDFGSELATMESAFPANAPTDFKTDSVLRWCVRSNGRSGYVFVNNYHRLKPLTPKEGVQFDVDMPDGRLTFPSAPVTVPSDCSFFWPFNMKLNGASLVYATAQPIAKLTDGKELTVVFAKSEGIPAEFAFAGKGVTIVSSSVKAKRAGGRICFADVKCGTGAAIRLRDASGTTINVVVLSDAASLTCWKAKLAGKDRLFISVAGLTCDGNRLQLDTRTTDKASVDVYPAPKKLSMNGTQLNGTSDGLFTRYDIKQPDVKTLTLSLELKRKAGVARKIEMGKAKVAMQPEDSDFEKGAAVWSVKLPEQINPQRDLYLRIPYVGDVARIYLDGKLLTDNFYNGKPFELGLKRYAPDIYSKELTISILPLSKDAPIYLPKSAWPDFKGAESIVTLPKVDVYEKQQIVLVAE; this comes from the coding sequence ATCTGCACGGAGTCTCGCAGTTGAATGTGGGCAGGCCGGGAAAGTATTTGGTGAAGGTGCCGCAAGGAAGACAGATGGACGGAAATGTATTTCACCTGGGCACAGCAGTGAATCCCGAGGGGAACTCTGTAACGTTTAACTCGCAGTGTATGTTGCTGAACGGTAAGCCTGTGCTGCCGGTGATGGGAGAGTTCCATTTTTCCCGTTATCCCGAGGCCGAATGGCGCAATGAGCTCCTGAAGATGAAGGCCGGAGGGATAAATATTCTGGCTACTTATGTTTTCTGGATTCATCACGAAGAGGTGGAAGGAAAGTATAACTGGGCCGGACAGCATGATCTGCATCGGTTTGTGGAGCTTTGCAATGAGCTGGGCCTGTATGTGGTTCTGAGAGTTGGGCCCTGGTGTCACGGTGAGGTGCGCAACGGCGGCTTTCCTGAATGGCTGGTGAACGGTGGTTTTAAGCTGCGTGAGGATAATCCCCAGTATCTGGGTAAGTTACGGAACTGGTATGATCATATCTTTGAGCAGGTGAAGGGAATGATGTGGAAGGATGGCGGACCGGTAATAGGGGTTCAGCTGGAGAATGAATATGGTGGACGGTGGGAACACCTGATGACGCTGAAGAAGATGGTAAGGGAGATTGGCTTTGATGTGCCGCTCTACACAAGAACGGGATGGCCAAAGCTGAGTACGCCGGCTACTTTTGGCGAGATTATTCCGCTGTACGGCGATTATCCCGACGGGTTCTGGGACAGGTCGCTGAAGGAGATGCCGGGCGATTACGGCAAGAGCTATATTTTCCGTTCTTTCCGCGGATCAACGGTGATTGCCACTGAGCAGTTACCTAAGCAATCGGACAAGGACGACAGAGGTGATCTGGCTTATCCTTACCTTACCTGCGAGCTGGGTGGCGGAATGATGCCGAGCTATCACCGCCGCATAAGCATTGCTCCGATGGATGTCTATTCAATGGCTCTGGTACGTGTGGGGTCGGGCAGTAACCTGCCGGGGTATTACATGTATCACGGGGGAACCAATCCGGAAGGAGAGCTTTCTACGCTGAACGAGAAGCAGGCCAGTAGTCATACTTACTGGAACGATCTGCCGGTGAAATCGTACGATTTTCAGGCTCCATTGGGAGAGTTCGGACAGATGAACGGGCAGTATCATCTGCTTAGGCGGTTGCATCTGTTTTTGCACGACTTTGGTTCGGAACTGGCAACCATGGAGTCTGCATTTCCGGCCAATGCACCGACAGATTTTAAGACTGACTCGGTGTTGCGCTGGTGTGTAAGAAGTAACGGGCGCAGTGGTTATGTGTTTGTGAACAACTATCACAGACTGAAACCGCTGACTCCGAAAGAAGGTGTGCAGTTTGATGTTGATATGCCCGATGGCCGATTGACTTTCCCTTCGGCACCTGTAACCGTTCCTTCAGATTGCAGCTTCTTCTGGCCGTTTAACATGAAACTGAACGGGGCTTCGCTGGTCTATGCAACTGCTCAGCCCATCGCGAAACTGACCGATGGAAAGGAACTAACCGTGGTGTTTGCAAAGAGCGAAGGCATACCGGCTGAGTTTGCATTTGCAGGGAAAGGGGTGACTATTGTCTCTTCTTCCGTAAAGGCAAAGAGGGCAGGCGGACGTATCTGTTTTGCAGATGTGAAGTGTGGCACTGGCGCGGCCATTCGTCTGCGTGATGCATCGGGCACAACGATAAATGTTGTGGTGCTAAGCGATGCTGCTTCACTGACTTGCTGGAAGGCAAAGCTGGCAGGGAAGGATCGTTTGTTCATTTCCGTTGCAGGGCTAACGTGTGATGGCAACCGCTTGCAACTGGATACCCGGACTACCGACAAGGCTTCAGTGGATGTATATCCGGCACCGAAGAAACTATCAATGAACGGCACCCAACTAAATGGTACGTCAGATGGTTTGTTTACCCGTTATGACATAAAGCAACCCGATGTGAAGACGCTCACTCTCTCTCTTGAGCTGAAAAGAAAAGCCGGAGTAGCAAGGAAGATTGAGATGGGCAAGGCAAAGGTAGCCATGCAACCTGAAGATTCTGACTTTGAGAAAGGGGCTGCTGTGTGGTCGGTTAAGCTGCCCGAACAGATAAATCCGCAACGCGATCTTTACCTTCGCATTCCTTACGTAGGCGATGTGGCAAGGATTTATCTGGATGGTAAGTTGCTGACCGACAATTTCTATAATGGCAAACCATTCGAGCTTGGCTTGAAGCGCTATGCTCCGGATATTTATAGCAAAGAACTGACTATCTCAATCCTGCCTCTGAGTAAGGATGCACCTATCTATCTCCCCAAATCGGCTTGGCCCGACTTTAAAGGAGCAGAAAGCATAGTAACCTTGCCAAAAGTTGATGTGTACGAGAAGCAGCAGATTGTGCTTGTGGCGGAATAA
- a CDS encoding alpha-L-fucosidase: MKNILFITLFTAFFGQTSFAQDNSQSASTAKEPMQTGKFQPTWESLKQYEVPEWYRNAKFGIWAHWGPQCQPEDGDWYGRGMYEEGSGQYKSHLQKYGHPSKFGFKDIIHEWKAENWDPEKLVKLYKRAGAQYFFAMGNHHDNFDLWDSKYHNWNSTQIGPKKNILDGWTKAARHNGLPFGVSIHASHAWTWYETSQGADKQGPLAGVPYDGKLTKKDGKGQWWDGLDPQELYAQNHELSSKNQNPGAIHSQWEWADGASVPSKEYCDNFYDRTVDMINKYHPDLLYFDDTALPLWPISDAGLRIAAHYYNSNMKRNKGKLNAVIFGKILTDEQKECLVWDVERGAPDKMQEKPWQTCTCIGSWHYNRSIYDNNRYKSAKSVIQMLADIVSKNGNLLLNIPVRGDGTIDDKEVAVLEGIAGWMDINKESIFGTRPWTTFGEGPDAEKKNPMNAQGFNEGKNKYTAEDIRFTEKDGTLYAIVMEWPENGKIVIKSLAAGSPNYEKEIKKVQLLGSRKASFTRDNTGLIVAIPEQKPNNMPLVLKINN; encoded by the coding sequence ATGAAAAACATCTTATTCATTACCTTATTTACAGCCTTCTTTGGGCAGACAAGTTTTGCGCAAGACAACAGTCAGTCAGCCAGTACAGCAAAAGAGCCCATGCAGACCGGAAAGTTTCAGCCTACATGGGAATCACTGAAACAATATGAAGTACCCGAATGGTATCGTAATGCAAAGTTTGGAATCTGGGCCCACTGGGGACCTCAATGTCAACCGGAAGATGGTGACTGGTATGGCCGTGGCATGTACGAAGAGGGATCTGGTCAATATAAATCTCACCTTCAAAAGTATGGTCATCCTTCAAAGTTCGGATTCAAAGATATTATCCATGAATGGAAAGCTGAGAACTGGGATCCGGAAAAACTTGTGAAACTGTATAAGCGTGCAGGTGCTCAATACTTCTTTGCAATGGGTAATCACCACGATAATTTCGACTTGTGGGATAGCAAATACCATAACTGGAACTCAACCCAAATTGGTCCTAAGAAAAACATTCTTGACGGCTGGACCAAAGCTGCCAGACACAACGGTTTACCTTTCGGAGTTAGTATTCATGCCTCTCATGCATGGACATGGTACGAAACATCTCAGGGAGCCGACAAGCAAGGCCCTCTAGCCGGAGTTCCTTATGATGGAAAACTTACTAAAAAAGATGGCAAAGGACAATGGTGGGATGGTTTAGATCCGCAGGAACTATATGCACAGAATCATGAGTTAAGTAGTAAAAACCAAAATCCAGGTGCCATCCATTCTCAATGGGAATGGGCAGATGGTGCATCCGTTCCCAGCAAGGAATATTGCGATAATTTCTATGACAGAACCGTTGATATGATTAATAAGTATCATCCCGATTTACTCTATTTTGATGATACAGCGCTGCCTCTATGGCCTATTAGTGACGCCGGACTCCGTATTGCTGCTCATTATTATAACAGCAACATGAAAAGAAACAAAGGGAAACTGAATGCTGTTATCTTTGGGAAGATTCTAACTGACGAGCAAAAAGAATGCCTTGTATGGGATGTAGAAAGAGGTGCTCCGGATAAGATGCAGGAAAAGCCTTGGCAAACATGTACTTGTATCGGAAGCTGGCATTATAATCGTTCCATTTACGATAACAACCGATATAAATCGGCCAAATCAGTTATACAAATGCTTGCTGATATAGTAAGTAAAAACGGTAATTTACTGCTAAACATCCCTGTTCGTGGTGATGGAACTATCGACGATAAAGAAGTGGCTGTATTGGAAGGAATTGCAGGATGGATGGATATTAATAAGGAATCTATCTTCGGTACTCGTCCCTGGACTACCTTTGGAGAAGGTCCCGATGCCGAGAAAAAGAATCCGATGAATGCACAAGGATTCAATGAAGGCAAGAACAAATACACTGCTGAAGATATCCGTTTCACAGAGAAGGACGGAACACTGTATGCCATTGTAATGGAATGGCCCGAGAATGGCAAAATTGTTATCAAGTCATTGGCTGCCGGTTCTCCTAACTATGAAAAGGAGATTAAGAAAGTACAGTTGCTAGGAAGCAGAAAAGCTTCGTTTACCCGTGACAATACCGGACTCATCGTTGCTATTCCAGAACAGAAGCCAAACAACATGCCACTGGTTCTGAAGATTAATAACTAA
- a CDS encoding protein-L-isoaspartate(D-aspartate) O-methyltransferase — MIKEQIEFRGIRNKALLCALEKIPRHLFVPSEFCEYAYSDQALPSYCGQTISQPYIVAKMTELLSLKKTDRVLEIGTGTGYQTAILAELAGEVYTMEIIPELYEIAKANPVIQMYNNIHFILDDGYNGYEAAAPFNAIIVTAAPPYIPEILIEQLSPGGKMVIPVGVSEQTLYLLTKDINRKVIMFPLIGVQFVPMKRKK, encoded by the coding sequence ATGATAAAAGAGCAGATCGAGTTCAGAGGGATAAGAAACAAAGCCCTTCTGTGCGCTCTTGAAAAAATACCCAGACATCTTTTTGTGCCTTCGGAATTCTGCGAATATGCATATTCAGACCAGGCGCTTCCCTCTTATTGCGGTCAAACAATATCACAACCTTATATTGTTGCAAAGATGACAGAGCTGCTTTCTCTTAAGAAAACCGACAGAGTTCTTGAGATAGGAACCGGAACGGGATATCAGACAGCCATTCTGGCCGAGCTTGCCGGTGAAGTCTACACCATGGAGATTATTCCGGAGCTTTATGAAATAGCAAAAGCTAACCCGGTTATACAAATGTATAACAACATTCACTTCATTCTTGACGATGGGTATAACGGGTATGAAGCAGCGGCTCCTTTCAATGCGATAATTGTAACTGCAGCACCTCCATATATTCCGGAAATATTGATAGAACAACTATCTCCCGGAGGAAAAATGGTAATCCCCGTTGGAGTATCCGAACAAACGCTCTATCTTCTCACCAAGGATATAAACAGAAAGGTGATAATGTTCCCACTTATAGGCGTTCAGTTTGTTCCAATGAAGAGAAAGAAATAA